Proteins encoded within one genomic window of Haloplanus vescus:
- a CDS encoding ring-cleaving dioxygenase gives MTEPTPTPGIHHVTCIAGDPQQNLDFWVETLGLRLVKRSINQDDPSTYHFFFADAEGTPGTSMTFFPWSDLPQGKVGSGQVSRTAFRVPEGSLDFWEARFDDHGVDYDDRVERFGETVLPFRDPDGLPVELVEVEIPEDDPTVPWTEFVSEDVAIRGFHSVTLWLADPHPTMGLLRTMGFEEVGTEEAQGDTPGDERTRFAATGTVGQYVDILPTIEGGRQGHGTVHHVAFQTPTDEDQEAMREAIRGEGLNPTQQIDRHWFRSVYVREHGGVLFELATKDPGYTSDEPLDDLGGRLVLPGSFEDRREEIEAGLPDVTVPGADTAEADD, from the coding sequence ATGACAGAACCGACACCGACGCCGGGCATCCACCACGTCACGTGTATCGCCGGCGACCCCCAGCAGAACCTCGATTTCTGGGTCGAGACGCTGGGACTTCGCCTCGTGAAGCGGTCGATAAATCAGGACGACCCGAGCACCTACCACTTCTTCTTCGCCGACGCGGAGGGGACGCCCGGGACGAGCATGACGTTCTTCCCGTGGAGCGACCTCCCGCAGGGGAAAGTCGGGAGCGGCCAAGTGTCGCGAACCGCCTTCCGCGTCCCCGAGGGCAGCCTCGACTTCTGGGAAGCACGATTCGACGACCACGGCGTCGACTACGACGACCGAGTCGAGCGCTTCGGCGAGACGGTCCTCCCCTTCCGCGACCCGGACGGACTGCCCGTCGAACTCGTCGAAGTCGAGATTCCGGAGGATGACCCGACCGTCCCGTGGACGGAGTTCGTCTCCGAAGACGTGGCCATCCGTGGCTTCCACTCGGTCACGCTTTGGCTCGCCGACCCCCATCCGACGATGGGCTTGCTCCGCACGATGGGCTTCGAGGAAGTCGGTACCGAAGAAGCACAGGGCGACACGCCCGGTGACGAGCGAACTCGCTTCGCCGCCACCGGGACAGTCGGGCAGTACGTCGACATCCTCCCGACCATCGAGGGCGGCCGACAGGGCCACGGGACGGTCCACCACGTCGCCTTCCAGACGCCGACCGACGAGGACCAAGAGGCGATGCGCGAGGCCATCCGCGGCGAGGGCCTGAACCCCACCCAACAGATAGACCGCCACTGGTTCCGGTCGGTCTACGTCCGCGAACACGGGGGCGTCCTCTTCGAGCTCGCGACGAAAGACCCCGGCTACACGAGCGACGAACCGCTCGACGACCTCGGCGGCCGCCTCGTCCTCCCCGGTTCCTTCGAGGACCGCCGCGAGGAAATCGAGGCCGGTCTGCCCGACGTGACGGTGCCGGGCGCCGACACCGCCGAAGCCGACGACTGA
- a CDS encoding outer membrane protein assembly factor BamB family protein → MPSITRRRLVGGAVAAAAAYGGHRLYRGRANATFASWTPADGTWPLRRFDPANTAHNPSATPPNDAPTSRRLTTASTTAKKPRFHPLVGDDTLVLHGSRLETHALDGELRDAHDATTPFAGLSPDGTLHAAQLNRDSPATLVGYAPDGNRIYRHSLPDDDPSGLTVGTREVYVGVESGDLVGIDVETGLRWRAEGAKPVLTDGRLYGASAPLDGTVAYAPRTGMDRYLHPGPARRWHTGTEGIPGFYHPPAVADGRLIHGSYAVRGGAVTAVDTETGAFLWEPRSLGADVATPALVGDRGFTAVGLGDRTRGRVVALDLTTGETAWSDETDWYPYAPAVGGDTLVVAGERRRDGESVGGVVRAYDTGSGDRLWTRELETEAGGLALVGDRILVTSGADLLELR, encoded by the coding sequence ATGCCCTCCATCACTCGCCGCCGTCTCGTCGGCGGTGCCGTCGCTGCCGCGGCCGCCTACGGTGGTCACCGCCTCTATCGCGGGAGAGCCAACGCGACGTTTGCGTCGTGGACGCCGGCCGACGGTACGTGGCCGCTTCGCCGCTTCGACCCCGCGAACACCGCTCACAACCCGTCGGCGACGCCACCGAACGACGCGCCGACGAGCCGACGCCTCACTACAGCGTCGACGACGGCGAAGAAGCCGCGATTTCACCCACTCGTCGGCGACGACACGCTCGTTTTGCACGGCTCCCGGCTGGAGACGCACGCCCTCGACGGCGAACTGCGAGACGCCCACGACGCGACCACGCCCTTCGCGGGCCTCAGCCCTGACGGCACGCTCCACGCCGCGCAACTGAATCGGGACTCGCCCGCGACGCTCGTCGGATACGCGCCCGACGGGAACCGCATCTATCGGCACTCGTTGCCGGACGACGACCCGAGCGGTCTCACCGTCGGCACGCGTGAGGTGTACGTCGGCGTCGAGAGCGGCGACCTCGTCGGCATCGACGTCGAAACGGGACTGCGCTGGCGCGCCGAGGGAGCGAAACCCGTGCTCACCGACGGCCGACTGTACGGTGCGAGCGCCCCCCTCGACGGCACAGTCGCCTACGCGCCGCGGACGGGGATGGACCGCTACCTCCACCCCGGCCCGGCGCGTCGCTGGCACACCGGCACCGAGGGAATCCCCGGTTTCTATCACCCGCCTGCGGTCGCCGACGGCCGCCTCATCCACGGGTCCTACGCCGTCCGTGGCGGTGCAGTCACCGCCGTCGACACTGAGACTGGGGCGTTCCTCTGGGAGCCGCGCTCGCTTGGCGCCGACGTGGCGACGCCCGCCCTCGTCGGCGACCGGGGATTCACCGCTGTCGGACTCGGCGACCGGACTCGCGGGCGTGTCGTCGCTCTCGACCTGACGACGGGCGAGACAGCGTGGTCCGACGAGACGGATTGGTACCCGTACGCACCCGCCGTCGGCGGCGATACCCTCGTCGTCGCCGGCGAGCGACGCCGCGACGGCGAGTCAGTCGGCGGCGTTGTTCGTGCCTACGACACCGGCTCCGGCGACCGACTGTGGACGCGAGAACTCGAGACGGAAGCCGGTGGGTTGGCACTCGTCGGTGATCGGATCCTCGTCACGAGCGGCGCCGACCTGCTCGAACTCCGGTGA
- a CDS encoding D-2-hydroxyacid dehydrogenase, with amino-acid sequence MSDPDVLVLRQKVHGVSPEQYADCLRDRLPDHDIAVAKTPSQERELIRHARVATGVHFDSELLAAAEDLEMFACAYAGTGHLDVDAIADAGVAVTNAAGVHGPNISEYVIGSLIAHERRFRRAWEQQQRAHWQSYSAGELYDSTAAVVGLGAIGSALVERLDAFGVDTIGVRYTPSKGGPTDEVVGFDSIHEAVARSEYVILACPLTDTTRGLIDADVLASMRANALLVNIARGPVVDTDALVTALRDDDIRGATLDVTDPEPLPDDHPLWAFENVQITPHNSGKTPKYYARLADILAANLRRIEAGDADELENQVV; translated from the coding sequence ATGTCCGACCCCGACGTACTCGTTTTGCGACAGAAAGTCCACGGTGTCTCGCCGGAGCAGTACGCCGACTGTCTCCGTGACCGCCTCCCCGACCACGACATCGCCGTCGCCAAGACGCCGAGCCAAGAGCGAGAGTTGATTCGACACGCCCGCGTCGCCACGGGCGTTCACTTCGACAGCGAACTCCTCGCCGCGGCCGAGGACCTCGAGATGTTCGCCTGCGCCTACGCCGGCACGGGCCACCTCGACGTGGACGCCATCGCCGACGCGGGCGTCGCCGTCACGAACGCCGCGGGCGTCCACGGCCCCAACATCTCCGAATACGTCATCGGGTCGCTCATCGCCCACGAGCGACGCTTCCGCCGGGCGTGGGAGCAACAGCAACGCGCCCACTGGCAGTCCTACTCCGCCGGCGAACTCTACGACAGCACCGCCGCCGTCGTCGGCCTCGGTGCCATCGGGTCGGCGCTGGTCGAGCGACTCGACGCGTTCGGCGTCGACACCATCGGCGTCCGCTACACGCCCTCGAAGGGCGGCCCGACCGACGAGGTGGTCGGCTTCGACTCGATTCACGAGGCCGTCGCGCGCTCGGAGTACGTAATTCTGGCCTGCCCACTCACCGACACCACCCGCGGCCTCATCGACGCCGACGTGCTGGCCTCGATGCGGGCCAACGCCCTCCTCGTCAACATCGCGCGCGGGCCCGTCGTCGACACCGACGCACTCGTGACGGCGCTTCGCGACGACGACATCCGCGGGGCGACGCTGGACGTGACCGACCCCGAACCGCTCCCCGATGACCATCCGCTCTGGGCGTTCGAGAACGTCCAGATTACGCCCCACAACTCGGGGAAGACGCCGAAGTACTACGCCCGCCTCGCCGACATCCTCGCAGCGAACCTCCGTCGCATCGAGGCCGGCGACGCGGACGAACTCGAAAATCAGGTCGTCTGA
- a CDS encoding potassium channel family protein has protein sequence MDTWQRRTLVYVVGLVAVMLAYATVYDTGMSVFEGSPITFLHALQVVVETFTTTGFGSDAPWQSAEMNVLVIVMDLTGVVLIFLALPVLVFPLFEEAISTTVPTVAPEGLENHVVICTLTPRGETLVDELDSWGVDHLVLEPDRDRAKDHYEAGYDVIHADPQSVDGLEAARLPEARCLVADDSDPVNTSIVLTAKEVADDVRTVSVVDDPEREQYHQLAGADAVLSPRALLGEGLASKVTTGISAELGEAIEVGEDFEVAELPIQRGSDLVGRTIAESGVRERAGVNIIGAWFRGEFESPPSPDATLDGGTVLLVTGHEAQLERLKQMTTSDIRRFRRGQTLVVGHGEVGTTVTNALSRADVSHVAMDLTDGPGVDVVGDATDPDALSQAGVEEARSVILAIPDDTLTEFAILVLRDLNPSIEIIARAEETENVQKMYRAGADYVLSLATVSGRMLASTILEDEEVISLDKQVEVIRTSAPGLVGRTLGEADVRARTGCTIVGVERDGEVVTDLGPEFRVREGDELIVAGTDEGTNHFTETMGKS, from the coding sequence ATGGACACGTGGCAGCGCCGGACGCTCGTGTACGTCGTCGGGTTGGTAGCCGTGATGCTGGCGTACGCCACCGTGTACGATACGGGGATGAGCGTCTTCGAGGGGTCGCCGATAACCTTCCTCCACGCGCTCCAGGTGGTCGTCGAGACGTTCACGACGACGGGCTTTGGCTCCGACGCCCCGTGGCAGAGTGCGGAGATGAACGTCCTCGTCATCGTGATGGACCTGACTGGCGTGGTGCTCATCTTCCTCGCGCTGCCGGTGCTGGTCTTCCCGCTGTTCGAGGAGGCCATCTCGACGACGGTGCCGACAGTGGCGCCGGAGGGCCTCGAAAACCACGTCGTCATCTGCACGCTGACCCCGCGCGGTGAGACGCTGGTCGACGAACTCGACTCGTGGGGCGTCGACCACCTCGTGCTCGAACCCGACCGCGACCGGGCGAAAGACCACTACGAAGCGGGGTACGACGTGATTCACGCCGACCCGCAGTCCGTCGACGGCCTGGAGGCGGCCCGCCTCCCCGAGGCGCGGTGTCTCGTCGCCGACGACTCCGACCCCGTCAACACGAGTATCGTCCTCACGGCGAAGGAAGTCGCCGACGACGTGCGAACGGTGAGCGTCGTCGACGACCCCGAACGCGAGCAGTACCACCAACTCGCGGGCGCCGACGCCGTGCTCTCGCCGCGTGCGCTCCTCGGCGAAGGCCTCGCTTCGAAGGTGACGACAGGCATCTCGGCGGAGTTGGGCGAGGCAATCGAGGTCGGCGAGGACTTCGAGGTGGCCGAACTCCCGATTCAGCGGGGGAGCGACCTCGTCGGCCGGACCATCGCCGAGAGCGGCGTCCGCGAACGCGCCGGCGTCAACATCATCGGCGCGTGGTTCCGGGGCGAGTTCGAGAGTCCGCCGTCGCCCGATGCGACCCTCGACGGCGGGACGGTCCTCCTCGTCACGGGACACGAGGCCCAACTCGAACGACTGAAGCAGATGACCACGTCCGACATCCGTCGGTTCCGGCGGGGGCAGACGCTCGTCGTCGGCCACGGCGAGGTGGGGACGACGGTCACGAACGCGCTCTCGCGCGCGGACGTCTCACACGTCGCGATGGACCTGACGGACGGGCCGGGCGTCGACGTGGTCGGCGACGCGACCGACCCCGACGCCCTCTCGCAGGCGGGCGTCGAGGAGGCGCGCTCGGTCATCCTCGCGATTCCGGACGACACGCTCACCGAGTTCGCCATCCTCGTGCTTCGGGACCTGAACCCCTCCATCGAGATTATCGCTCGCGCCGAGGAGACGGAGAACGTCCAGAAGATGTACCGCGCGGGCGCAGACTACGTCCTCTCGCTCGCGACGGTCAGCGGTCGGATGCTCGCTTCGACGATTCTGGAAGACGAGGAGGTCATTTCGCTGGACAAGCAGGTGGAGGTGATTCGCACCTCTGCGCCGGGACTGGTGGGGCGAACGCTCGGCGAGGCGGACGTCCGCGCCCGAACGGGATGTACCATCGTCGGCGTCGAACGCGACGGCGAGGTAGTCACGGACTTGGGGCCGGAATTCCGCGTCCGCGAGGGCGACGAACTCATCGTCGCCGGCACCGACGAGGGGACGAACCACTTCACCGAGACGATGGGGAAGAGCTAG
- the eif1A gene encoding translation initiation factor eIF-1A, with product MSQNEDGGRRNLRMPDDDELFAVVTEHNGGNHVRVRCEDGENRMGRIPGRMKYRTWISEGDVVLVEPWDWQDEKANIEWRYDGQDADQLRREGHID from the coding sequence ATGAGCCAAAACGAAGACGGCGGGCGTCGGAATCTCCGAATGCCCGACGACGACGAGCTGTTCGCGGTCGTGACCGAACACAACGGTGGGAATCACGTCCGTGTACGCTGTGAAGACGGCGAGAACCGGATGGGCCGCATCCCCGGTCGGATGAAATACCGGACGTGGATCAGCGAGGGCGACGTGGTCCTCGTGGAACCGTGGGACTGGCAGGACGAGAAGGCGAACATCGAGTGGCGCTACGACGGGCAGGACGCGGACCAGCTCCGCCGCGAAGGCCACATCGACTAG
- a CDS encoding MFS transporter, with protein MSDRWLYGWGLASIGLGGASLIVPLYVVSLGGGPAVLGVLAAVAAVAGAPGALVVGRLADRTGHRRGYILGAIGVVAAGLAGVAAVESIPLVIVANAAIWFAFAAATPVLTLLVVVDAPESEWSDRIARLNEWQGVGWALGLLVGFVVVLVGERVVGLAPVTVQRLVCLVCAVSTGVGGLVTASALPKERESMPAPRRLQRAITAATRFGVRGASFPFTPVRMDVRGFHPRRFVRRFTPGLALYFVAVTLAFAGFGAFFAPLPAYLGEAGFGSDAVFGLYFALNAGAAVFFGVAATLVARYEVALVHVGSLAVRGVALPLVVVAGGSLAAAVPIFVVVGFTWAVIAVSAATLVTRLAPPIVRGEALGVYSALSAVAGGIGSVLGGWVAATSYGYAFGLAGALVFAGVAIVLVLRTRVGPDARPEQTVYSADATE; from the coding sequence GTGTCTGATCGGTGGCTGTACGGCTGGGGACTCGCGTCCATCGGCCTCGGTGGAGCGTCGCTCATCGTACCGCTGTACGTCGTTTCGCTGGGTGGCGGCCCGGCGGTGCTCGGCGTCCTCGCCGCCGTCGCCGCCGTCGCGGGCGCGCCGGGAGCGCTGGTCGTCGGCCGCCTCGCGGACCGGACCGGCCACCGGCGGGGGTACATCCTCGGCGCTATCGGCGTCGTCGCGGCGGGGTTGGCCGGCGTCGCCGCCGTCGAGTCGATACCGCTGGTCATCGTCGCCAACGCCGCCATCTGGTTCGCGTTCGCGGCGGCGACGCCCGTCCTCACGCTCCTCGTCGTCGTCGACGCGCCCGAATCCGAGTGGAGCGACCGCATCGCCCGCCTCAACGAGTGGCAGGGGGTCGGGTGGGCGCTCGGCCTGCTGGTCGGGTTCGTGGTCGTCCTCGTCGGGGAGCGAGTGGTGGGGCTGGCGCCGGTCACCGTCCAGCGACTCGTCTGTCTGGTCTGTGCGGTGAGTACGGGCGTTGGCGGCCTCGTCACCGCGAGCGCGCTCCCGAAAGAGAGAGAGTCGATGCCCGCCCCCCGGCGTCTTCAGCGGGCAATCACCGCCGCGACGCGCTTCGGCGTCCGCGGCGCCAGTTTCCCCTTCACGCCGGTCCGGATGGACGTGCGCGGCTTCCACCCGCGTCGCTTCGTCCGGCGGTTCACGCCGGGGCTCGCGCTCTACTTCGTCGCTGTCACGCTCGCGTTCGCGGGCTTCGGCGCCTTCTTCGCCCCCCTGCCGGCGTATCTGGGCGAGGCTGGCTTCGGCTCCGACGCCGTCTTCGGCCTCTACTTCGCGCTGAACGCCGGGGCCGCGGTCTTTTTCGGCGTCGCAGCGACGCTCGTGGCGCGCTACGAGGTGGCACTGGTCCACGTCGGGAGCCTCGCCGTCCGCGGCGTCGCCCTCCCACTCGTCGTCGTCGCCGGCGGGTCGCTCGCGGCGGCCGTACCGATTTTCGTCGTCGTCGGGTTCACGTGGGCGGTCATCGCCGTCTCGGCGGCGACGCTCGTGACGCGACTCGCGCCGCCCATCGTCCGCGGCGAAGCGCTCGGCGTCTACAGCGCGCTCTCCGCCGTCGCCGGCGGGATTGGGAGCGTCCTCGGTGGCTGGGTCGCGGCGACCAGCTACGGCTACGCCTTCGGGCTCGCGGGGGCGCTGGTCTTTGCCGGCGTGGCTATCGTGTTGGTGCTCAGAACGCGTGTGGGTCCGGACGCCCGCCCGGAGCAGACGGTTTATTCCGCCGACGCCACAGAGTGA
- a CDS encoding alcohol dehydrogenase catalytic domain-containing protein, with product MRAAAFTELTGPDGVNIVERPTPEPDPGEAVVDVEACSINRHDLWILDGDSAMVDPSDLPFVTGLDVAGVVSAVGDGVTDLEPGDRVLLCPNQTCGTCRFCREGPENLCESFSLYHGGLAESARVDADRLIPLPDDVDATTAATLPTAYLTAYHMLRRADVEAGDLLFVPGATGGVGVATVQLADVLGVRTVGTSSSASKLDRLAELGADHTVRGTDPDALRPAVADIGTPDAVVNHLGGPYTDLGLNLMRRGGRMVICGRTAGGTSEIDIPDLFLGHKHVVGSTMGTQADLERLVDLVAAGDLDPVVDQTFPLAATDEAFATMKDRESLGKLVVTMD from the coding sequence ATGCGTGCCGCAGCTTTCACCGAACTGACCGGACCGGACGGCGTGAACATCGTCGAACGACCGACGCCTGAACCCGACCCGGGCGAGGCCGTCGTCGACGTTGAGGCGTGCTCAATCAACCGCCACGACCTCTGGATTCTCGACGGCGACTCCGCCATGGTCGACCCCAGTGACCTTCCCTTCGTCACCGGTCTCGACGTCGCGGGCGTCGTCTCTGCCGTCGGCGACGGCGTCACCGACCTCGAACCCGGCGACCGTGTCCTCCTCTGTCCCAACCAGACGTGTGGCACCTGTCGGTTCTGTCGCGAGGGCCCCGAGAACCTCTGTGAGTCCTTCTCGCTGTACCACGGCGGCCTCGCGGAATCGGCCCGCGTCGATGCCGACCGCCTGATTCCGCTCCCCGACGACGTGGACGCGACGACGGCGGCGACGCTGCCGACCGCCTATCTGACCGCGTATCACATGCTCCGCCGGGCCGATGTCGAGGCCGGCGACCTCCTCTTCGTCCCCGGCGCGACCGGCGGCGTCGGCGTCGCCACCGTCCAACTCGCGGACGTACTCGGCGTCCGAACCGTCGGCACCTCCTCGTCGGCGTCGAAGCTCGACCGACTGGCCGAACTCGGCGCCGACCACACCGTCCGCGGGACCGACCCCGACGCTCTCCGGCCCGCCGTCGCCGACATCGGCACCCCCGACGCGGTCGTCAACCACCTCGGCGGCCCCTACACCGACCTCGGACTCAACCTCATGCGCCGCGGCGGGCGGATGGTCATCTGCGGGCGGACTGCCGGCGGCACCTCAGAAATCGACATCCCCGACCTGTTCCTCGGCCACAAGCACGTCGTCGGGAGCACGATGGGAACCCAGGCCGACCTAGAGCGGTTGGTCGACCTCGTCGCCGCCGGCGACCTCGACCCCGTCGTCGACCAGACGTTCCCGCTGGCGGCGACGGACGAGGCCTTCGCCACGATGAAAGACCGAGAGTCGCTCGGCAAACTCGTCGTGACGATGGACTAG
- a CDS encoding NAD(P)/FAD-dependent oxidoreductase, whose protein sequence is MEHVDVAVVGGGPAGSAAAHAAAEAGASALVFEKGVPRADRDGLGPDSTDAAGILDYWVDIMGIHPDEFPDGILLSELDRATFVGPTESCVLRSTGIDSSYDTFGYTFDRAAFDDWLRERAEGVGADYHLGVTVKDVETDLGSDPRHTLRFADRDPVGADFLVLADGPQRTVTNRVLDRYLASPVTDHLGTTTANHIAYQEHRRLPAELAEELRGSITFWWGHIPGHTAYPWIFPNDDNVARIGLTMPIGLDLSSVDDRESYALLRPDDDTVPSGGEYLRRLLEHEYGDEYDVPEDFPLVEERGKSSGTETYPISSTRPVDSPVDAGIAVTGGAMGTTSAFHEGGDHVAVRTGAIAGELAARGDLSTYNDRWKDAIGDEILRNVTMADMVQDYGPDDWDDIFRTGRKMLADEGGYQMFEQKFSAGLDAAKLLLRYRWGKYRNREFVSIHESDYVY, encoded by the coding sequence ATGGAACACGTGGACGTAGCCGTGGTCGGTGGCGGCCCCGCCGGGTCGGCGGCGGCCCACGCGGCCGCCGAAGCGGGCGCGTCCGCCCTCGTCTTCGAGAAGGGCGTCCCCCGAGCGGACCGCGACGGCCTCGGCCCGGACTCCACCGACGCCGCGGGCATCCTCGACTACTGGGTCGACATCATGGGCATCCACCCCGACGAGTTCCCCGACGGAATCCTGCTGTCGGAACTCGACCGAGCGACGTTCGTCGGCCCGACCGAATCCTGTGTCCTCCGGAGTACGGGCATCGACTCCTCCTACGACACGTTCGGCTACACCTTCGACCGCGCGGCGTTCGACGATTGGCTCCGCGAACGCGCCGAAGGCGTCGGCGCCGACTACCACCTCGGCGTGACGGTGAAAGACGTCGAGACCGACCTCGGGAGCGACCCGCGTCACACCCTTCGCTTCGCGGACCGCGACCCCGTCGGCGCCGACTTCCTCGTCCTCGCCGACGGCCCGCAGCGAACTGTGACCAACCGCGTGCTGGACCGATATCTCGCTTCGCCCGTCACCGACCACCTCGGCACGACGACGGCGAACCACATCGCCTACCAAGAGCACCGCCGACTGCCCGCCGAACTCGCCGAGGAACTCCGCGGGTCGATTACCTTCTGGTGGGGACACATCCCCGGCCACACCGCCTACCCGTGGATTTTCCCGAACGACGACAACGTGGCCCGAATCGGGTTGACGATGCCCATCGGTCTCGACCTGTCGTCGGTCGACGACCGGGAGTCCTACGCGCTTCTCCGGCCCGACGACGACACCGTTCCGAGCGGTGGCGAGTATCTCCGCCGACTGCTCGAACACGAGTACGGCGACGAGTACGACGTGCCCGAGGACTTCCCCCTCGTCGAGGAGCGCGGGAAATCCAGCGGGACGGAGACGTACCCCATCTCCTCGACGCGCCCGGTCGACTCCCCGGTCGACGCCGGCATCGCGGTCACCGGCGGCGCGATGGGCACCACGTCGGCGTTCCACGAGGGCGGCGACCACGTCGCCGTCCGCACCGGTGCCATCGCTGGCGAACTCGCCGCGCGGGGCGACCTCTCGACGTACAACGACCGCTGGAAAGACGCCATCGGCGACGAAATCCTGCGCAACGTCACCATGGCCGACATGGTGCAGGACTACGGCCCGGACGACTGGGACGACATCTTCCGAACCGGGCGAAAGATGCTCGCCGACGAAGGCGGGTATCAGATGTTCGAACAGAAGTTCAGCGCCGGACTCGACGCCGCCAAACTCCTCCTCAGATATCGGTGGGGTAAGTACCGCAACCGCGAGTTCGTGAGCATCCACGAGTCGGACTACGTCTACTGA
- a CDS encoding cytochrome P450, whose product MGADRADDGDEADRAVTQSLPPYPSTVGHHLTHTVGAMRDVLGFRSRAMAERDLVRIHLLGPGDVYHLGHPDHFERVLLNDRDRFRKSDDFQLAFEGGLVAVEGETWQRQRDVLQPLFARDRLVDYADGMVEQIRRRCRRWTPGERIDLAAESSDLTLDVLFATLFGRELAVDGDEEIRTAASHLHHWFAPTSYPLPTWIPTPARLRFKRGKRRLQDVATDLLEEKADDPPADPSEADDLLSLLVALRESGVESEALSDDRLRDQVVTMIFAGHDTTATAISFACYALAHHPEVRDRFHAEVDTLDGPPTLDDLDDLSVTERIVTEALRCYPPVYTIPRETTTDVTMDGYRIPAGEPVWLTVDQVHTDSRFYDDPETFRPARWDGSLRERIPDFAYVPFGGGPRRCIGRRFALMEAKLALATIGREYHLAWPGTEPDDPPLLAGMTARMAPGTEFRVQSR is encoded by the coding sequence ATGGGCGCGGACCGTGCCGACGACGGCGACGAGGCGGACCGAGCAGTCACGCAGTCGCTCCCGCCGTATCCATCGACCGTCGGCCACCACCTCACCCACACCGTCGGTGCGATGCGGGACGTGTTGGGCTTTCGCTCGCGGGCGATGGCGGAGCGTGACCTCGTCCGCATCCACCTCCTCGGCCCCGGCGACGTCTACCACCTCGGCCACCCCGACCACTTCGAGCGCGTCCTCCTGAACGACCGCGACAGGTTCCGGAAATCCGACGACTTCCAGCTGGCGTTCGAGGGCGGCCTCGTCGCCGTCGAGGGAGAGACGTGGCAGCGCCAGCGCGACGTGCTCCAACCCCTGTTCGCGCGTGACCGCCTCGTCGACTACGCCGACGGCATGGTCGAGCAGATTCGGCGTCGGTGTCGGCGCTGGACGCCGGGCGAGCGAATCGACCTCGCGGCGGAGTCGAGCGACCTGACGCTCGACGTGCTCTTCGCGACGCTGTTCGGCCGCGAACTCGCCGTCGACGGCGACGAGGAGATTCGAACCGCCGCCTCTCACCTGCATCACTGGTTCGCACCCACCTCCTACCCGCTGCCGACGTGGATTCCGACGCCCGCGCGACTGCGGTTCAAGCGTGGGAAGCGCCGCCTCCAGGATGTTGCGACCGACCTCCTCGAAGAGAAGGCCGACGACCCGCCCGCCGACCCATCCGAGGCCGACGACCTCCTCTCTCTGCTCGTCGCGCTCCGGGAGTCGGGCGTCGAGAGCGAGGCGCTGTCCGACGACCGCCTCCGCGACCAGGTGGTGACGATGATCTTCGCCGGCCACGACACCACCGCCACCGCCATCTCCTTCGCCTGCTACGCGCTGGCCCACCATCCCGAGGTCCGCGACCGATTCCACGCCGAAGTCGACACCCTCGACGGCCCGCCGACGCTTGACGACTTGGACGACCTCTCGGTGACGGAGCGAATCGTCACCGAGGCGCTTCGGTGCTACCCGCCGGTGTACACCATCCCGCGCGAGACGACGACGGACGTGACGATGGACGGCTACCGGATTCCGGCGGGAGAGCCCGTCTGGCTCACCGTCGACCAAGTCCACACCGACTCCCGGTTCTACGACGACCCCGAAACCTTCCGCCCCGCGCGCTGGGACGGGTCGCTCCGCGAGCGGATTCCCGACTTCGCGTACGTCCCCTTCGGCGGCGGGCCGCGCCGCTGTATCGGGCGGCGGTTCGCGCTGATGGAGGCGAAACTCGCCCTCGCGACCATCGGGCGCGAGTACCACCTCGCGTGGCCGGGCACGGAGCCGGACGACCCGCCACTCCTCGCGGGAATGACGGCGCGGATGGCTCCCGGCACCGAGTTCCGCGTCCAATCACGGTGA